From a region of the Mycolicibacterium sp. MU0050 genome:
- a CDS encoding MCE family protein, with protein sequence MRVDMRQIVWRLAVFLSICLIALFAMFAVFAELRFVEEKHYSAEFSNVTGLAAGDFVRVAGVEVGKVKAITLQPDSTLTVQFTASDAVVLTEGSRAVIRYDDLIGGRYLGLEEGPGGTGQLAPGATIPLAQTAPALDLDALVGGFRPLFRALDPDQVNALSGQLIHAFQGQGTTINSLLSHTAALTNTLADRDELIGQVIANLHSVLGAFGDQSEKFDQGVAALAELVDGLAARKSDISAAVGHADSAAGSIADLLRQARPPLQTVVAETDRTAGLVVADHEYVDELLDTLPEAYQALGRQGLYGDFFSFYLCDIVLKLNGKGGQPVFVKVAGQSTGRCAPK encoded by the coding sequence ATGAGAGTAGATATGCGCCAGATAGTTTGGCGTCTCGCCGTGTTCCTGTCGATCTGCCTGATCGCGCTGTTCGCCATGTTCGCCGTGTTCGCCGAGTTGCGTTTCGTGGAGGAAAAGCACTATTCCGCCGAGTTCAGCAACGTCACCGGGCTGGCGGCCGGTGACTTCGTGCGGGTCGCCGGCGTCGAGGTGGGCAAGGTGAAAGCCATTACCTTGCAGCCGGATTCCACGCTGACCGTGCAATTCACGGCCAGCGACGCGGTGGTACTGACCGAAGGCAGCCGTGCGGTCATCCGGTACGACGACCTGATCGGCGGACGGTATCTGGGCCTGGAAGAAGGGCCGGGCGGCACCGGGCAGTTGGCGCCGGGTGCCACGATCCCGCTGGCGCAGACCGCACCGGCCCTGGATCTCGACGCGCTGGTCGGGGGATTCCGCCCGCTGTTCCGGGCCTTGGATCCCGATCAGGTCAACGCCCTGAGCGGGCAGCTGATCCACGCGTTCCAGGGGCAGGGCACCACGATCAACTCCCTGTTGTCACACACCGCCGCGCTGACGAACACGCTGGCGGACCGCGACGAACTCATCGGACAGGTCATCGCGAACCTGCATTCGGTGCTCGGGGCGTTCGGCGATCAGAGCGAGAAATTCGACCAAGGCGTTGCGGCGTTGGCCGAACTCGTCGACGGCTTGGCAGCCCGCAAGTCCGACATCAGTGCGGCGGTCGGGCACGCAGACTCCGCGGCCGGCTCCATTGCGGATCTGCTCCGGCAGGCCCGGCCCCCGTTGCAGACGGTGGTCGCGGAGACGGACCGCACCGCCGGGTTGGTTGTTGCCGACCACGAGTACGTCGACGAGCTGCTGGACACGCTGCCCGAGGCGTACCAGGCGCTGGGGCGTCAGGGCTTGTATGGCGACTTCTTCAGCTTCTATTTGTGCGACATCGTCCTGAAATTGAACGGCAAAGGTGGCCAACCGGTCTTCGTCAAGGTCGCCGGCCAGAGCACCGGGAGGTGTGCGCCGAAATGA
- a CDS encoding MCE family protein, whose protein sequence is MESRHDRALHPAWWTLVLFAVILGMIVGTWALFTRSFTPRMSVTVTSDRSGLVLESGAKVKMSGIQIGTVSAVEGGAQPVELRLDIDPRQAEFIPANVTAQIKATTAFGAKYVDLVYPDDPAGHPLGAGAVIPAQNVSTEVNTVFQNLTDVLKQVDPVKLNGVLSAVAEGLRGQGATLGRATTAANNVLLELNPLSETIREDWRAVEGFSDTYSAAAADILRVLDASSTTSTTISDNAAALDNLLVNLAGMSRSGAELVGPNKDNLVNAVNVLEPTTRLVHKYDPQLTCMLVGGHWFLENGGYDVTGGINGKSISTDVALLLGDDPYRYPQHLPIVGAKGGPGGQPGCGSLPIVDNNFPHRQLVTNTGWGTGLDIRPNPGIGIPGYANYFPTTRGVPEPPSIRYHGPPAPGPIPYPGAPAYGAQLYAPDGTPLWPGLPPAPPPGQPREPGPPPPGSEPFNPPAPQ, encoded by the coding sequence ATGGAATCACGACATGATCGAGCACTACACCCAGCGTGGTGGACCTTGGTCCTCTTCGCAGTCATCCTCGGCATGATTGTCGGGACCTGGGCGCTGTTCACCCGTTCCTTCACCCCGCGGATGTCGGTCACCGTCACCTCGGACCGCTCGGGTCTGGTACTCGAGTCCGGCGCCAAGGTGAAGATGTCCGGGATCCAGATTGGCACGGTCAGCGCCGTCGAGGGCGGCGCACAACCGGTCGAGCTCAGACTGGATATCGATCCTCGGCAGGCGGAATTCATCCCCGCCAACGTGACCGCACAGATCAAGGCGACCACCGCCTTCGGTGCCAAGTACGTCGACCTGGTGTATCCGGACGATCCGGCCGGCCACCCGCTGGGTGCTGGTGCGGTGATCCCGGCCCAGAACGTCAGCACCGAGGTCAACACGGTGTTCCAGAACCTCACCGACGTGCTCAAGCAAGTCGACCCGGTCAAGCTCAACGGCGTGCTGTCCGCGGTGGCGGAAGGCCTGCGGGGGCAGGGAGCTACCTTGGGGCGCGCGACGACCGCCGCCAACAACGTGCTGCTGGAACTCAATCCGCTCAGCGAGACCATCCGCGAGGATTGGCGCGCGGTCGAAGGCTTCAGCGACACCTACAGCGCCGCGGCGGCGGACATCCTCCGTGTGCTGGATGCGTCGAGTACCACCTCGACGACCATCAGTGACAACGCCGCTGCGCTCGACAACCTGCTGGTGAATCTGGCCGGAATGTCGCGCAGCGGTGCCGAACTGGTCGGCCCCAACAAGGACAACCTGGTCAACGCGGTCAACGTGCTCGAACCCACCACCCGACTGGTGCACAAGTACGACCCCCAACTGACCTGCATGCTGGTGGGCGGACACTGGTTCCTGGAGAACGGTGGCTACGACGTCACCGGGGGGATCAACGGAAAGTCCATCTCCACCGACGTCGCGCTGCTGCTCGGCGACGATCCTTACCGCTATCCGCAACATCTCCCGATCGTGGGTGCCAAGGGCGGTCCGGGCGGGCAACCGGGTTGCGGATCGTTGCCCATCGTCGACAACAACTTCCCGCATCGTCAGCTGGTCACCAACACCGGCTGGGGTACCGGGCTCGACATCCGGCCCAATCCCGGGATCGGGATCCCCGGATACGCCAACTACTTCCCGACGACGCGCGGTGTTCCCGAACCGCCGAGCATCCGCTACCACGGGCCCCCCGCGCCGGGCCCCATTCCCTACCCGGGCGCCCCGGCCTACGGCGCACAGCTGTACGCCCCCGACGGCACCCCGCTGTGGCCGGGCCTGCCGCCGGCGCCGCCACCCGGGCAGCCCCGGGAGCCGGGCCCGCCTCCGCCCGGGAGCGAACCGTTCAACCCGCCGGCACCCCAGTGA
- a CDS encoding MCE family protein gives MTATLAVTIGLAASGCADWQGANTLPLPGTEGGGPGAYTVRAQLPDVDNIERNSRVRVGDVTVGNVTKIELQDWHALVTMRLNGDVELPANATAAVGQTSLLGSLHIELAPPTDVPPTGRLQDGALIPLASGSRYPSTEQALAAVSLLLNQGGIGNLHDITQTLSTAFAGREDDLRSLIEQVDLFIEHGENQTEEIIGAVDSLNSLVGLVAEQRPVVDTALRTLPEALTVLRDQRDTLTDALDQLGRFSELAGDSVDLTKENLVKELKQLGPVLKSLADAGPSLTRSLSFYSTFPWPKETITKWQRGDYSNLSAVIDLTLSRLDSSFFTGTRWEGDLTQLELQWGRTIGQLPSPYTAGNPLIVPYRLDQGR, from the coding sequence ATGACCGCGACGCTGGCGGTGACGATCGGGCTCGCGGCGTCCGGCTGTGCGGACTGGCAGGGCGCCAACACCTTGCCCTTGCCCGGGACCGAAGGAGGCGGGCCGGGGGCCTACACCGTACGGGCCCAGCTACCCGACGTCGACAACATCGAGCGGAATTCTCGGGTGCGGGTCGGCGACGTCACCGTCGGCAACGTCACGAAGATCGAGCTGCAGGACTGGCACGCGCTGGTGACGATGCGACTCAACGGGGACGTCGAGCTACCGGCCAACGCCACTGCGGCCGTGGGCCAAACCAGCTTGCTCGGCTCGTTGCACATCGAGCTGGCGCCGCCCACCGACGTGCCACCCACGGGGCGGTTGCAGGACGGGGCGTTGATTCCGCTGGCGTCGGGGAGTCGCTACCCGTCCACCGAGCAGGCGCTGGCCGCGGTCTCGCTGCTGCTCAACCAGGGCGGGATCGGCAACCTCCACGACATCACCCAGACCCTGAGCACCGCCTTCGCGGGCCGGGAGGACGACCTGCGCAGCCTCATCGAACAGGTCGATCTGTTCATCGAGCACGGCGAGAATCAGACGGAGGAGATCATCGGCGCCGTCGACAGTCTCAATTCCCTCGTGGGTCTGGTGGCCGAGCAGCGCCCCGTCGTCGACACCGCGCTGCGCACGCTGCCGGAGGCGCTGACGGTGCTGCGGGATCAGCGCGACACCCTGACCGATGCGCTGGATCAACTGGGGCGGTTCAGCGAATTGGCCGGTGACTCGGTGGATCTGACCAAGGAGAACCTGGTCAAGGAACTCAAGCAGCTCGGCCCCGTGCTGAAATCGCTGGCGGACGCGGGCCCGTCGTTGACCCGGTCGCTGAGCTTCTACTCGACCTTCCCGTGGCCGAAGGAGACGATCACCAAGTGGCAACGGGGCGACTACTCGAACCTCAGCGCGGTGATCGACCTCACGCTGAGTCGGCTGGACTCGTCGTTCTTCACCGGCACTCGCTGGGAGGGCGACCTGACCCAATTGGAGCTGCAATGGGGCCGCACCATCGGACAACTGCCGAGCCCTTACACGGCCGGCAATCCACTGATCGTTCCCTACCGACTGGACCAGGGCCGCTGA
- a CDS encoding ABC transporter permease, which yields MTSTATTPTAGPAAGPSAQFPRARRTVSGWVQGWNRLGLQTQFYGLTIRGVGDALTNYKVELLRLVAQMSLGIGALAIIGGTLVIVGFLTLSAGAWIAVQAYNQLADVGVEALAGFTSAFLNVRITSPLVAGIGLAATVGAGATAQLGAMRINEEIDALEVMGIRSIAYLASTRVLAGVLVVIPLYCIAVQVAFVAARVGTTVFYGQSTGVYDHYFNTFLNPVDLIWSFIQAISIAVVVMLVHTYYGFTASGGPAGVGEAVGRAVRASLVVSAFVTLLVSLAIYGESGNFNLAG from the coding sequence ATGACGTCCACCGCGACCACCCCCACCGCAGGGCCCGCAGCGGGGCCGAGCGCCCAGTTCCCCAGGGCTCGTCGGACGGTGTCCGGCTGGGTGCAGGGCTGGAACCGGTTGGGGTTGCAAACGCAGTTCTACGGGCTCACGATCCGGGGTGTCGGGGATGCGTTGACCAACTACAAGGTCGAACTGCTGCGCCTGGTCGCGCAGATGAGCCTCGGCATCGGGGCGCTGGCGATCATCGGCGGCACGCTCGTCATCGTCGGGTTCCTGACCTTGTCGGCCGGTGCGTGGATCGCCGTGCAGGCCTATAACCAGTTGGCAGACGTCGGGGTGGAGGCCCTGGCCGGCTTCACTTCGGCCTTTCTCAACGTCCGGATCACCTCACCGCTGGTGGCGGGTATCGGGTTGGCCGCCACCGTCGGTGCCGGTGCCACCGCACAACTCGGCGCAATGCGCATCAACGAGGAGATCGACGCCCTTGAGGTGATGGGGATCCGGTCCATCGCCTATCTGGCCTCCACCCGGGTGTTGGCCGGTGTGCTCGTGGTGATTCCGCTGTACTGCATCGCCGTCCAGGTGGCCTTCGTCGCCGCCCGCGTCGGCACCACGGTCTTCTACGGTCAATCCACCGGCGTCTACGACCACTATTTCAACACCTTCCTCAACCCCGTCGATCTGATCTGGTCGTTCATCCAGGCCATCAGCATCGCGGTGGTGGTGATGTTGGTCCACACCTACTACGGCTTCACCGCTTCCGGCGGTCCCGCCGGGGTGGGGGAGGCCGTGGGCCGGGCGGTGCGCGCATCGCTGGTGGTCTCGGCTTTCGTGACACTGCTTGTCTCCCTGGCCATCTACGGCGAATCCGGCAACTTCAACCTCGCGGGGTAG
- a CDS encoding MlaE family ABC transporter permease, with translation MSVAQAAARPVRAVGDFFLMSADTLRLIFRPPFAWREFLAQTWFVARVSILPTIMLALPFTVLTVFTLNILFVEIGAADFSGTGAALGAVTQIGPIVTVLVIAGAGATAMCADLGSRTIREELDAMRVLGIDPIQALVVPRVLAATLVSFLLASVVTIVGIFGGFLFSVYVQNVTPGAFVAGMTLLIGLPEVIVCLVKASIFGLAAALIACYKGISVGGGPAGVGNAVNETVVYSFMSLFVINVVATAVAVKVTL, from the coding sequence GTGAGTGTTGCGCAAGCAGCCGCCAGGCCGGTCCGGGCCGTCGGCGACTTCTTCCTGATGTCGGCCGACACGCTGCGGTTGATCTTCAGGCCGCCGTTCGCGTGGCGTGAGTTTCTGGCTCAAACCTGGTTTGTGGCAAGGGTTTCCATTCTGCCGACCATAATGCTCGCCCTGCCGTTCACGGTGTTGACCGTCTTTACCCTCAACATCTTGTTCGTCGAGATCGGAGCCGCCGACTTCTCGGGAACCGGGGCGGCGCTCGGCGCGGTCACCCAGATCGGCCCGATCGTGACGGTGCTGGTGATCGCCGGCGCCGGCGCCACCGCGATGTGCGCAGACCTCGGATCCCGCACCATCCGGGAGGAACTCGATGCGATGCGGGTGCTCGGCATCGATCCGATACAAGCATTGGTGGTTCCGAGAGTCCTTGCTGCAACCCTTGTTTCGTTCTTGTTGGCCTCGGTGGTCACCATCGTGGGAATCTTCGGAGGCTTTCTCTTCTCGGTGTACGTCCAGAATGTCACTCCGGGTGCCTTCGTCGCCGGAATGACGCTGTTGATCGGGCTTCCGGAGGTCATCGTGTGCCTGGTCAAGGCCTCGATCTTCGGTCTGGCCGCCGCACTGATCGCCTGCTACAAGGGCATCTCGGTCGGCGGCGGTCCGGCAGGCGTCGGGAACGCCGTCAACGAAACGGTGGTGTACTCCTTCATGTCGCTGTTCGTCATCAACGTGGTGGCGACCGCCGTCGCGGTGAAGGTGACGCTATGA
- a CDS encoding MlaD family protein, translating into MRISRRIWTQLAIVGTVSTLAFASLMLVYIKLPSLLFGIGKYRVTVELAQAAGLYERANVTYRGTAVGEVTSVSLAPGGGVRAELQLDSSTRIPADLDAEVHSQTAVGEQFITLLPRSDGGPQLKDGDVISAERTSVPPDINALLDATNVGLAAVPQDNLKTLVDEAYLAVGGLGPEISRLVKGSAAVAIDAEENLDAWTALLDHAAPVLNTQTETSDAVRSWAANLAGVTEQLRGTDAELQGILHDGGPALGEARQLFDRVQPTLPIVLANLVTVGEVAVTYRDSIEQLLVLLPQGAAAMQAIGVANRNTEQDYAGAFLSFNLNVNLPPPCTTGFLPARQQRVPSLEDYPDRPAGDLYCRTPQDSGFNVRGARNTPCVTRPGKRAPTWQMCESDEEYVPLNDGFNWKGDPNATLSGQDIPQLTPSPAGRAAPAPPVAFAEYDPATGTYVGPDGKTFTQSNLAPAPNGERTWQNMLMP; encoded by the coding sequence ATGCGCATAAGCAGAAGGATCTGGACGCAGCTGGCGATCGTCGGGACGGTATCGACGCTGGCCTTCGCCTCGCTGATGCTGGTCTACATCAAACTGCCCAGTCTGCTGTTCGGGATCGGAAAATACCGTGTCACCGTCGAACTGGCGCAGGCGGCGGGGCTCTACGAACGCGCAAACGTGACCTACCGCGGGACCGCGGTCGGCGAGGTGACGTCGGTCAGCCTCGCCCCCGGCGGCGGGGTCCGGGCAGAGTTGCAACTGGACTCGAGCACCAGGATTCCGGCAGACCTCGATGCCGAGGTGCACAGCCAGACCGCGGTCGGCGAACAGTTCATCACCCTGTTGCCCCGCAGCGACGGGGGACCGCAGCTGAAGGACGGTGACGTGATCAGCGCCGAGCGCACGTCGGTGCCGCCGGACATCAACGCACTGCTGGACGCCACCAACGTGGGGTTGGCGGCGGTGCCGCAGGACAACCTCAAGACGCTGGTCGACGAGGCATACCTTGCGGTGGGTGGGCTGGGGCCCGAAATCTCCCGCCTGGTCAAGGGGTCGGCCGCGGTCGCCATCGACGCCGAGGAGAACCTGGACGCCTGGACGGCACTACTGGATCACGCTGCGCCAGTGCTGAATACGCAGACCGAGACCTCCGACGCGGTGCGGTCCTGGGCGGCCAACCTGGCCGGCGTCACCGAGCAGCTCCGCGGCACCGACGCCGAGCTGCAGGGGATCTTGCACGACGGGGGGCCGGCGCTGGGCGAGGCGCGGCAACTGTTCGACCGGGTCCAGCCGACGCTACCGATCGTGCTGGCGAACCTGGTCACTGTCGGCGAGGTCGCGGTCACCTACCGCGACAGCATCGAACAGTTGCTGGTCCTGCTACCGCAGGGCGCGGCCGCCATGCAGGCGATCGGGGTGGCCAACCGAAACACCGAGCAGGACTACGCGGGTGCCTTCCTGAGCTTCAACCTGAACGTGAACCTGCCACCACCCTGCACCACGGGTTTCCTGCCGGCACGCCAGCAGCGGGTGCCATCACTGGAGGACTACCCGGACCGGCCCGCCGGCGACCTGTACTGCCGCACGCCCCAGGATTCGGGGTTCAACGTGCGCGGTGCCCGTAACACCCCGTGCGTCACGCGCCCGGGCAAGCGGGCCCCGACGTGGCAGATGTGTGAGAGCGACGAAGAATACGTGCCGCTCAACGACGGGTTCAACTGGAAGGGGGACCCCAACGCGACGCTGTCCGGCCAGGATATTCCGCAGCTGACGCCCTCCCCGGCGGGCCGGGCGGCCCCGGCTCCGCCGGTGGCGTTCGCCGAGTACGATCCCGCCACCG
- a CDS encoding MCE family protein, translated as MKPSLRRNPLAVGTVGIIAIAALAVGALQYDKLPFFNQGNDYSGYFSEAGGITAGADVQVSGLKIGSVSAIELDGPRVWVRFRVAPDVQLGDRTEAAIKTQTILGAKVLEITPRGDEPLDGPIPLERTRAPYDLPEALGDLTTAISGLDTDQLSDSLRVLAQTFQDSPPDLKIAVEGVSRFAEVLNKRDDQLRNLLRNANKATTVLAERTGEVVDLIADSNALLVALRAQSQALDRISGSIAAVAEQIDGFITENRQTLRPALEKLNGVLAIVDNRKEDVQESIKRLNSYAMSLGESVSTAPFFSAYIANLLPGQFVQPFVDAAFSDLGLDPSVLLPSERTDPPTGQPATPALPVPYPRTGQGGEPKMTLPDAITGNPGDPRYPYREPPPAPAPGGPPPGPPAEAAPELASSPQPTPSPVLVPAPDEVAPSGKETP; from the coding sequence ATGAAACCATCGCTGAGACGAAACCCGTTGGCGGTCGGCACCGTTGGCATCATCGCGATCGCAGCGCTCGCCGTCGGCGCGCTGCAGTACGACAAGCTGCCGTTCTTCAACCAGGGCAATGACTACTCGGGCTACTTCAGCGAGGCCGGTGGCATCACCGCTGGTGCCGATGTCCAGGTGTCCGGGCTCAAGATCGGCTCGGTATCGGCGATCGAACTGGACGGGCCCCGGGTGTGGGTGCGATTCCGCGTCGCCCCCGACGTTCAGCTCGGCGACCGCACCGAAGCAGCCATCAAAACCCAGACCATCCTCGGCGCCAAGGTCCTCGAGATCACGCCGCGCGGCGACGAGCCCCTCGACGGCCCCATCCCGTTGGAGCGCACCCGCGCACCGTATGACCTGCCCGAGGCGCTCGGTGACCTCACCACCGCGATCAGCGGACTGGACACCGATCAGCTCTCAGATTCGTTGCGGGTGCTGGCGCAGACCTTCCAGGATTCGCCGCCGGACCTCAAGATCGCCGTCGAGGGGGTGTCGCGGTTCGCCGAAGTGCTCAACAAGCGCGACGACCAACTCCGTAACCTGTTGCGCAACGCCAACAAGGCGACCACGGTGTTGGCGGAACGCACCGGCGAGGTGGTCGACCTGATCGCCGACAGCAACGCGCTGCTGGTGGCGCTGCGCGCGCAGAGCCAGGCGCTGGATCGCATCTCCGGAAGCATCGCGGCGGTGGCCGAGCAGATCGACGGCTTCATCACCGAGAACCGGCAGACCCTGCGGCCGGCGCTGGAGAAGCTCAACGGCGTGCTGGCAATCGTCGACAACCGCAAAGAGGATGTGCAGGAGTCGATCAAGCGGCTCAACTCCTACGCGATGTCGCTGGGTGAATCGGTGTCCACCGCGCCGTTCTTCTCGGCCTATATCGCCAACTTGCTGCCCGGGCAGTTCGTGCAGCCGTTCGTTGACGCCGCGTTCTCGGATCTCGGGTTGGACCCGAGCGTGCTGTTGCCCTCAGAGCGCACGGATCCGCCGACGGGGCAGCCCGCCACCCCCGCGTTGCCGGTGCCCTACCCCCGCACCGGCCAGGGCGGGGAGCCGAAGATGACGCTTCCCGACGCGATCACCGGTAATCCGGGTGATCCGCGGTACCCCTATCGCGAACCGCCGCCGGCGCCCGCACCCGGCGGGCCACCTCCCGGCCCGCCTGCCGAAGCTGCACCGGAGCTGGCGTCGAGCCCGCAACCCACGCCGAGCCCGGTCCTCGTGCCGGCACCCGATGAGGTAGCACCGTCAGGGAAGGAGACACCGTGA
- a CDS encoding thiolase family protein — MNAYILGVYATNVGKFPDKGPKDLTREAYLGVLADARLENTDVIGAAWFSNMLMENQGQPYLKGQLCFTPLVNEGLFPRGTPITNVEGGCAAGSQAFNNALREVQSGHSEVALAIGVEKMVDPDNPRAALRGMEGALDWLDPQSWRDLYQRTAAANGMKFETAPDRGLAMDLYGMWAHTHMRAYGSTAEQFAIAAAKNHSNSVHNPRAQYQFPLTVQQVLEDRMVSDPLTRAMCAPIGDGAAAALICSQSYLDSCPPEVRDRAVRVRASEVACGVFDTTWEDDRAPVIAGRRAFRTAGLTPADIDLVELHDASSFAEIHILEDLGFCERGKGGEFTASGATAIGGELPVNASGGLVSRGHPIGATGLMMINEISIQLRGEAGGNAVGDARFGLAENGGGVIGNDNAVCAVTILEGPGA, encoded by the coding sequence ATGAACGCCTACATACTCGGGGTTTATGCCACCAACGTCGGCAAGTTTCCCGACAAGGGCCCCAAGGACCTGACCCGCGAGGCCTACCTGGGGGTCCTCGCCGATGCGCGACTGGAGAACACCGACGTGATCGGCGCGGCGTGGTTCTCCAACATGCTGATGGAGAACCAGGGCCAGCCCTATCTCAAGGGGCAGTTGTGCTTCACCCCGCTGGTCAACGAGGGCCTGTTCCCGCGCGGCACACCGATCACCAACGTCGAGGGCGGTTGCGCTGCGGGGTCTCAGGCCTTCAACAACGCACTGCGCGAGGTGCAGTCCGGACACAGCGAGGTGGCGCTGGCCATCGGCGTGGAGAAGATGGTCGACCCGGACAACCCGAGGGCCGCCCTGCGTGGCATGGAAGGTGCCCTTGATTGGTTGGATCCCCAGTCGTGGCGCGACCTCTACCAGCGCACCGCAGCGGCCAACGGCATGAAATTCGAAACCGCCCCGGATCGAGGTCTGGCGATGGACCTCTACGGCATGTGGGCACACACCCACATGCGGGCCTACGGCAGCACCGCCGAACAGTTCGCCATCGCCGCGGCCAAGAACCATTCCAACTCGGTGCACAATCCGCGTGCCCAGTACCAGTTTCCGTTGACGGTCCAGCAGGTGCTCGAGGACCGGATGGTCAGCGATCCGCTGACCCGGGCGATGTGCGCCCCGATCGGAGACGGCGCGGCGGCGGCCCTGATCTGCTCGCAGTCCTACCTCGACAGCTGCCCGCCCGAGGTGCGGGACCGGGCCGTCCGCGTGCGTGCCAGCGAGGTCGCCTGCGGGGTGTTCGACACGACGTGGGAGGACGATCGAGCGCCGGTGATCGCCGGGCGCCGGGCCTTCCGGACCGCCGGGCTGACGCCCGCGGACATCGACCTGGTCGAGCTGCACGATGCGAGCTCGTTCGCCGAGATCCATATCCTCGAAGATCTCGGGTTCTGCGAACGCGGTAAAGGCGGGGAGTTCACCGCCTCCGGAGCTACCGCCATCGGCGGTGAGCTACCGGTGAATGCGTCCGGCGGCTTGGTCTCGCGTGGGCATCCGATCGGTGCCACCGGTTTGATGATGATCAACGAGATCTCGATCCAGCTGCGCGGGGAAGCCGGCGGCAACGCGGTCGGCGACGCTCGATTCGGGTTGGCCGAGAACGGCGGCGGCGTGATCGGCAACGACAACGCGGTGTGCGCGGTGACGATTCTGGAAGGTCCGGGCGCTTAG
- a CDS encoding MCE family protein — MTTSTKYRLGTAVVLVAVLVAALFTAWSGDGLRRITVEAYFANSNGIFVGDEVRILGVPVGRIESIEAQPTRVKIRFSYPDRYQVPADAKAVILSPSLVTARAIQLTPAYTGGPLLADGAVITEDRTAVPVEWDDFREQLERLTETLQPTEAGGVSTLGAYINTAANNVRGEGANIRDAVVQLAQAFSMLGDHSDDIFSTVESLSILVSALSNSTDLMRYLNQNIASVTGLLANDPDEVAQAVRNVNSVVADVGEFVADNRETLGTTTDKLASVSQALHDSLDDIKQTLHLTPNVFQNFLNIYQPAQATMSSGLVITNFADPIGFICGAVQAASRLGAEQSAKLCAQYLAPIVKNRQYNFPPIGENLFVGAAARPNELTYSEDWLRPDYIPPGASAEAPPNGAEMPTEQPVSGLASLMLPPGGGS; from the coding sequence GTGACCACATCTACCAAGTACCGGCTGGGTACCGCAGTCGTCCTGGTCGCGGTGCTGGTTGCCGCGCTGTTCACCGCGTGGTCCGGGGACGGCTTGCGGCGCATCACCGTCGAGGCCTACTTCGCCAACAGCAACGGCATCTTCGTCGGTGACGAGGTTCGCATCCTCGGTGTCCCCGTGGGCAGGATCGAGTCCATCGAAGCGCAGCCGACCCGGGTCAAGATCCGGTTCTCCTATCCGGACAGGTACCAGGTGCCCGCCGACGCGAAGGCGGTGATCCTGTCGCCGTCGTTGGTGACCGCCCGCGCCATCCAGCTGACGCCCGCCTACACCGGCGGTCCGCTGCTCGCAGATGGCGCGGTCATCACCGAGGATCGGACCGCGGTCCCGGTGGAGTGGGACGACTTCCGTGAGCAACTCGAACGCCTCACCGAGACACTGCAACCCACCGAGGCCGGGGGAGTGAGCACCCTGGGCGCCTACATCAACACCGCGGCGAACAACGTGCGTGGTGAGGGTGCCAACATCCGTGACGCCGTCGTGCAACTGGCGCAGGCGTTCTCGATGCTCGGCGACCACAGCGATGACATCTTCTCCACTGTCGAGAGCCTGTCGATCCTGGTGTCGGCGTTGAGTAACAGCACGGACCTGATGCGGTACCTCAACCAGAACATCGCGTCGGTCACCGGGCTCCTCGCCAACGACCCGGACGAGGTGGCCCAGGCGGTTCGCAACGTCAACTCGGTGGTGGCCGACGTCGGCGAGTTCGTCGCGGACAACCGCGAGACGCTCGGCACCACCACCGACAAACTCGCCTCGGTCAGTCAGGCCCTGCATGACAGCCTCGACGACATCAAACAGACCCTGCATCTGACACCCAATGTGTTCCAGAACTTCTTGAACATCTATCAACCGGCGCAGGCAACCATGTCCAGCGGACTGGTCATCACCAACTTCGCCGACCCCATCGGATTCATCTGTGGCGCCGTTCAAGCGGCCTCGCGGTTGGGTGCCGAGCAGTCGGCGAAACTCTGCGCCCAGTACCTGGCACCGATCGTGAAGAACCGCCAGTACAACTTCCCGCCGATCGGCGAGAACCTGTTCGTCGGGGCCGCGGCGCGCCCCAACGAGCTGACCTACAGCGAGGACTGGCTACGGCCGGACTACATTCCGCCGGGCGCGTCGGCCGAGGCGCCGCCGAACGGCGCCGAAATGCCAACGGAGCAGCCGGTATCCGGGCTGGCGTCCCTGATGTTGCCGCCCGGGGGTGGATCATGA